A region from the Linepithema humile isolate Giens D197 chromosome 1, Lhum_UNIL_v1.0, whole genome shotgun sequence genome encodes:
- the LOC136997513 gene encoding putative uncharacterized protein DDB_G0289041 isoform X1 produces the protein MFTYIKFEDGVKAIVNTDDIVDFDIQNILFDKKYQVKWDDGHFYYGILGKMQQKVILEESKEAVDEKIQSRRVESLPCSLCISATEVDTESDLDRGDDGEDMKNKVTAKIRKLNVQLVKKDNTNNFTSSIENGNNNMKTAKLKNQKLNTFVNVLEKKGMPSKEDIKNQKQNEINEPLFIEKNLTSNSLKQSVSKINKNDKRYKLKSSKTGNCVQNDKSDTDLVSSCIEELVDSNNKEIISPATITKSVSKLCSKQNLTDYSIAHDNTKALHLFITKGQSCTNKNTARRKSSHKTLHENNNFIATGFKQKTKETLSTKNNHAHLQPKTNQDDILKKKVNFNIEIIYKNTKQLIIPHIIL, from the exons ATGTTTACTTACATCAAATTTGAAGATGGTGTAAAAGCTATTGTTAATACGGACGATATAGTGGATTTTGACATTCAAAACAtactatttgataaaaaatatcaagtgaAGTGGGACGACGGACACTTTTATTATGGCATATTAggaaaaatgcaacaaaaagtaattttagaag AAAGTAAAGAAGCAGTggatgaaaaaatacaatccaGAAGAGTAGAGTCATTGCCTTGTAGTTTATGTATTTCAGCAACCGAAGTTGATACTGAATCTGACCTTGACCGTGGAGATGAC ggaGAGGATATGAAGAATAAAGTTACTGCAAAAATTAGGAAGCTAAATgtacaattagtaaaaaaagataataccaataattttacatcaagTATTGAAAATGGAAACAATAATATGAAAACAGCCAAGTTAAAGAACCAAAAATTGAACACTTTTGTGAAtgttttggaaaaaaaaggaatgcCATCTAAAGAAGATATTAAGAATCAAAAACAGAATGAGATAAAT GAACcgttatttatagaaaaaaatttaactagtAACTCTTTGAAGCAATcagtatcaaaaattaataaaaacgacAAGCGATATAAATTGAAGTCAAGCAAAACGGGAAATTGTgtgcaaaatgataaaagcGACACCGATTTGGTTTCCTCATGTATAGAAGAATTAGttgattctaataataaa gaaATAATATCACCAGCTACGATTACTAAGAGTGTTTCTAAATTGTGTTCTAAACAAAACTTAACAGATTACTCAATTGCTCATGATAATACAAAagcattacatttatttataactaagGGTCAAAgctgtacaaataaaaatacagctAGAAGGAAATCTTCGCATAAAACTctacatgaaaataataattttattgctactGGATTTAAACAGAAAACTAAAGAAACATTGTCGACAAAG AACAATCATGCTCACTTACAACCTAAAACTAATCAAGACGATATCTTGAAGAAAaaggtaaattttaatattgagataatatataaaaacacaaagcaattaattatacCACACATTATTCTTTAG
- the LOC136997513 gene encoding putative uncharacterized protein DDB_G0289041 isoform X2 — MFTYIKFEDGVKAIVNTDDIVDFDIQNILFDKKYQVKWDDGHFYYGILGKMQQKVILEESKEAVDEKIQSRRVESLPCSLCISATEVDTESDLDRGDDGEDMKNKVTAKIRKLNVQLVKKDNTNNFTSSIENGNNNMKTAKLKNQKLNTFVNVLEKKGMPSKEDIKNQKQNEINEPLFIEKNLTSNSLKQSVSKINKNDKRYKLKSSKTGNCVQNDKSDTDLVSSCIEELVDSNNKEIISPATITKSVSKLCSKQNLTDYSIAHDNTKALHLFITKGQSCTNKNTARRKSSHKTLHENNNFIATGFKQKTKETLSTKNNHAHLQPKTNQDDILKKKMEKLWKTNED, encoded by the exons ATGTTTACTTACATCAAATTTGAAGATGGTGTAAAAGCTATTGTTAATACGGACGATATAGTGGATTTTGACATTCAAAACAtactatttgataaaaaatatcaagtgaAGTGGGACGACGGACACTTTTATTATGGCATATTAggaaaaatgcaacaaaaagtaattttagaag AAAGTAAAGAAGCAGTggatgaaaaaatacaatccaGAAGAGTAGAGTCATTGCCTTGTAGTTTATGTATTTCAGCAACCGAAGTTGATACTGAATCTGACCTTGACCGTGGAGATGAC ggaGAGGATATGAAGAATAAAGTTACTGCAAAAATTAGGAAGCTAAATgtacaattagtaaaaaaagataataccaataattttacatcaagTATTGAAAATGGAAACAATAATATGAAAACAGCCAAGTTAAAGAACCAAAAATTGAACACTTTTGTGAAtgttttggaaaaaaaaggaatgcCATCTAAAGAAGATATTAAGAATCAAAAACAGAATGAGATAAAT GAACcgttatttatagaaaaaaatttaactagtAACTCTTTGAAGCAATcagtatcaaaaattaataaaaacgacAAGCGATATAAATTGAAGTCAAGCAAAACGGGAAATTGTgtgcaaaatgataaaagcGACACCGATTTGGTTTCCTCATGTATAGAAGAATTAGttgattctaataataaa gaaATAATATCACCAGCTACGATTACTAAGAGTGTTTCTAAATTGTGTTCTAAACAAAACTTAACAGATTACTCAATTGCTCATGATAATACAAAagcattacatttatttataactaagGGTCAAAgctgtacaaataaaaatacagctAGAAGGAAATCTTCGCATAAAACTctacatgaaaataataattttattgctactGGATTTAAACAGAAAACTAAAGAAACATTGTCGACAAAG AACAATCATGCTCACTTACAACCTAAAACTAATCAAGACGATATCTTGAAGAAAaag ATGGAGAAACTGTGGAAAACAAACGAAGattga